GCCTACGCGGCGGTGGACCGGGAGGGGTTCCGCCTCACCGAGGAGCGCGGCCTCAAATGGCACACGCTCTCTCCCACCGTGCGGCGCGGTTTCTGTGTGGAGTGTGGCTCCAGCGTGCTGTTCGACGAAGCGCCTGCCCCGAAGATGTCGGTCTGCGCCGGCTCGCTCGACACGCCCACCGGCATCCGGGAGAAGGCGCACATCTACCTGGGCAGCAAGGCGGATTACTACGAAGTGGCGGACTCGCTCATCAAGTACGACACCTTCCCCGGCAAATGAGCAGCGCCGCCTGACAGCACTCCGACACGCCGGGGCCCCAGGGCTCCGTGGACGACCCGGCGCGCTGAGGCTCAGGGCGCTTTCGCCGCCGCGTCGATGGCGTCCAGGGCTTCCACCCTCAGCCGCTCCTCTGGACTGAAGGTGTCCATCAGCAGCCGCTGCACCGCGGCCTCCCGGGCCGTGGGGTCTTGTTCCGTCTGGAGCAGGGTCTCACGCCGCGCGCGGAAGTCCGTGAGCCGCTTCTTCCATTCGGCCTCCTCGCGGTCCATGGCCTCCAGGCGCTCGGTGGCCTCCGGGCCCACGGTGGCCAGCCGGTGCTGGCGCAGGTCCTCGGCCGTCGCGCCGGACGCTTGCAGCTCGCGCTCCACGGCCTGCTGCTGGAGCGGCCGCAGGGCCTCGTCGCGGCTGGTGCGGTAACCGGCGGGAAGCTGCTCGTCCAGCTCGC
This genomic window from Myxococcus hansupus contains:
- a CDS encoding GFA family protein — protein: MSAPLTAVTYCHCSKCRKWHGHVGAYAAVDREGFRLTEERGLKWHTLSPTVRRGFCVECGSSVLFDEAPAPKMSVCAGSLDTPTGIREKAHIYLGSKADYYEVADSLIKYDTFPGK